One Algibacter sp. L3A6 genomic region harbors:
- a CDS encoding SusC/RagA family TonB-linked outer membrane protein yields MKKLTKKPFLGLWKWKSKTILALLAICFSTAHMYSQNMTVSGKITDEITGESLFGVNIILKGSIRGVSSDMSGVYSIGDVSPNDVLLFTYLGYVDMELKIGSEKEINVALSPDVDELDELVIVGYGVKKKRNLTGSIVSISSDDISESNLQDPISAIQGRAAGVQVVSNSGAPGGGMSIKVRGNSSLNSGNTPLYVVDGVPIESNSLSTLNGTENFGLNPLADINPNDIQSIEILKDAASTAIYGSRAANGVVLITTKRGKSGKAQVDVNISTGISSLTRKLSVLNASQYRDAVIDSYRNMDNPTQPNAIVIDSLNPRNSGDVDWQDEVLRIAPQHKIDFAVRGGTDDVKYSWSSSFLDQDGIILNSNYQRVTSRLNVDFKVSDKFTFGQSISYTNGVNKRINAAGANNLSIIRELLVRPPTFAIYLPDGSYNGYQFGRRNPVGLAELATNLNKSNRIIGNQYVEYNIVKGLKLRSNVNLDYVSMKEDKFLPSTLDYRAGYNSGEVRAINNLTWGNETFLTLDKQFGENHNFGALAGMSFQNWQYERTGLDGMFFSSDNITTLNGAGTISNQDVNITTEHSLLSYFGRLSYDYKGKYLFEANLRADGSSRFGEDKRFGYFPSASLAWRFSDENFFKNIEVVNDAKIRLSVGQTGNESIGNYTAQGEFAVGANYLDFSGAAPSVMPNSGLSWETTTQYNAGLDLSFLKNRITFNADVYLKVTEDLLYNVPIPRTTGFSYVTQNIGSIENKGIELSLNSRNLVGEFKWDTGFNISSNRNQITELPEDLLTNGFIQNGSYHILQEGSPIGTFYGWKFNGVYSRDEDNVNQVTNGALGAVFEGGDPIWEDVDGNNIIDNNDRQVIGDATPDFFGGITNNFSYKGISLGVFFQFSYGNDIYSEINHQRNSIVRYNNLSTDALNRWREQGDVTDFPKPVQDDPLQSDSRIQSRWVEDGSYIKLKNINLKYNFPDAVVSNLGLRKVEVYASALNVITWTKYTGFDPDVNSYSGLREGVDEGSYPQSRTIMLGLNIGF; encoded by the coding sequence ATGAAAAAACTAACAAAAAAACCTTTTCTCGGTCTATGGAAATGGAAGAGTAAAACAATTTTGGCGTTGCTTGCTATTTGTTTCTCTACAGCTCATATGTATTCTCAGAATATGACTGTTTCCGGTAAGATTACCGATGAAATAACAGGAGAGTCTTTGTTTGGAGTAAATATTATTCTAAAAGGCTCAATTAGAGGCGTATCATCAGATATGAGTGGTGTTTACAGTATAGGTGATGTTTCTCCTAACGATGTTTTACTGTTCACATATTTAGGATATGTTGATATGGAACTTAAAATTGGTAGCGAAAAAGAAATTAACGTCGCTTTATCTCCCGACGTTGATGAACTTGATGAGTTGGTAATAGTTGGTTATGGCGTTAAAAAGAAAAGAAATTTAACGGGTTCTATAGTTTCTATAAGTAGTGACGATATTAGCGAATCTAATTTACAAGATCCTATATCTGCAATACAGGGTAGAGCTGCTGGAGTTCAAGTTGTTTCTAATTCAGGTGCTCCAGGAGGAGGGATGTCTATAAAGGTGAGAGGGAATTCGTCTTTAAACTCTGGAAATACACCGCTTTATGTTGTTGATGGTGTTCCAATAGAATCCAATTCTCTATCAACTTTAAATGGTACAGAAAATTTTGGTTTAAATCCGTTAGCGGATATTAACCCAAATGATATTCAATCTATTGAGATATTGAAAGATGCAGCGTCTACAGCTATTTATGGTTCTCGAGCTGCAAACGGTGTTGTTTTAATAACCACGAAACGTGGGAAATCGGGTAAAGCACAAGTAGATGTTAATATTTCGACTGGTATTAGTAGTTTAACGCGTAAATTAAGTGTTTTAAACGCGAGCCAATATAGGGATGCGGTTATTGATTCTTATAGAAATATGGATAACCCAACACAGCCTAATGCTATTGTTATTGATTCTCTAAACCCCAGAAATAGTGGAGATGTAGATTGGCAAGATGAAGTGCTTAGAATTGCACCTCAGCATAAAATAGATTTTGCCGTACGTGGTGGAACAGATGATGTTAAGTATTCGTGGAGTTCTTCTTTTTTAGATCAGGATGGAATTATTTTAAATTCAAATTACCAAAGAGTTACGTCTCGTTTAAATGTTGATTTTAAAGTTTCGGACAAATTTACTTTTGGTCAAAGTATATCTTATACAAATGGCGTTAATAAACGAATTAATGCTGCGGGTGCTAATAACCTAAGTATTATTAGAGAATTATTAGTGCGTCCTCCAACTTTTGCAATATATCTGCCAGATGGTTCATATAATGGGTATCAATTTGGAAGAAGAAATCCAGTTGGTTTAGCAGAACTTGCCACAAACCTTAATAAAAGTAATCGTATAATAGGAAATCAATATGTTGAATATAATATTGTAAAAGGATTAAAGCTGCGTAGTAACGTTAATTTAGATTATGTTTCTATGAAAGAAGATAAATTTCTTCCGTCTACGCTAGATTATCGAGCAGGTTACAATAGCGGTGAGGTTCGTGCTATAAATAATTTAACTTGGGGTAATGAAACCTTTTTAACATTGGATAAACAGTTTGGAGAAAATCATAATTTTGGAGCTCTAGCCGGTATGAGTTTTCAAAATTGGCAATATGAAAGAACGGGATTAGATGGTATGTTCTTTTCTAGCGATAATATAACAACCTTAAATGGAGCAGGAACTATTTCTAATCAAGATGTAAACATTACAACAGAACATTCATTACTATCTTATTTTGGAAGATTGTCTTATGATTATAAAGGGAAATATTTGTTTGAAGCAAACCTTCGTGCAGATGGCTCTTCAAGGTTTGGTGAAGATAAAAGATTTGGGTATTTTCCATCGGCTTCTTTAGCATGGCGTTTTTCAGACGAGAATTTCTTTAAGAATATAGAAGTTGTAAACGATGCTAAAATACGTTTAAGTGTTGGGCAAACAGGTAATGAGTCTATTGGTAACTATACGGCACAAGGAGAGTTTGCTGTTGGTGCTAATTATTTAGATTTTTCTGGAGCTGCGCCATCAGTAATGCCAAACTCTGGTTTATCATGGGAAACAACAACACAATATAATGCTGGTTTAGATTTGTCTTTCTTAAAAAATAGAATAACATTCAATGCAGATGTATATTTAAAAGTTACCGAAGATTTACTTTACAATGTTCCAATACCAAGAACAACAGGGTTTTCTTATGTAACGCAAAACATTGGGAGTATTGAAAATAAAGGGATAGAATTATCGCTTAACTCACGTAATTTAGTTGGTGAATTTAAATGGGATACTGGATTTAATATCAGTTCTAACCGCAACCAAATTACAGAGCTACCTGAAGATTTATTAACAAATGGTTTTATTCAAAACGGTAGCTACCATATTTTACAAGAAGGCAGTCCAATAGGAACGTTTTATGGTTGGAAATTTAATGGTGTTTACTCACGAGATGAAGACAACGTTAATCAAGTTACCAACGGTGCTTTAGGCGCTGTGTTTGAAGGTGGAGATCCTATTTGGGAAGATGTTGATGGTAATAATATTATTGATAATAATGACAGACAAGTTATTGGAGATGCTACTCCAGATTTCTTTGGAGGGATTACAAATAACTTTTCTTATAAAGGCATTAGTTTAGGTGTGTTTTTTCAGTTTTCTTACGGAAACGATATATATAGTGAGATAAATCATCAACGAAATTCTATTGTAAGGTATAACAACTTATCTACAGACGCATTAAATAGATGGAGAGAACAAGGTGATGTTACAGATTTTCCAAAGCCTGTTCAAGACGATCCTTTACAATCGGATAGTAGAATTCAAAGCCGTTGGGTTGAAGATGGATCTTATATAAAACTTAAAAATATAAATTTAAAGTATAATTTTCCTGATGCTGTAGTGTCTAATCTAGGCCTAAGAAAGGTGGAAGTTTACGCTTCTGCACTTAATGTTATTACTTGGACAAAATATACAGGTTTCGATCCTGATGTTAATTCTTATAGTGGTTTAAGAGAAGGTGTAGACGAGGGGTCTTACCCGCAAAGTCGTACCATCATGTTAGGTTTAAATATTGGATTTTAA
- a CDS encoding aryl-sulfate sulfotransferase, which yields MIKKITYILLLTVSLVRAQAPTVGLLFSDNNVSEGYTLFTPEVNYSVYLINNCGEKVNEWTFTEFPGATCYLLENGTLLRAGINMLEIRDWDNTVLWNYEMNANGLNQHHDIEPLPNGNILCIVRDSYSNTEIIAQGKDPLKVDQVIDLDKIVELKPIGTNQAEIVWEWKFIDHIIQDYDSSKANFGVIENHPERIDINYVDSNIESLDRGYTHVNGIDYNANLDQIIISARNLNEIYIIDHSTTTAEAAGHTGGYSNLGGDLLWRWGNSRVYKQGGVEDQKLFSQHDVKWVEPGYLDEGKISVFSNGSDQTRSYSTVHLLNTEMSGTTYTKENNTFKPLDFNWSWSGDILENPMYETIKSGAHSLPNGNFIICQSSLGQVSEITKAGEHVWTYKNPSGNSIFNQFDNISQNFNPIFRAEKYPSNYIGLSVKDLTPKGLIENENSFSSACATLSVAQIEIDNIRVTNPVTGHVLKFNQKIELDALRIIDINGRVVFSSKNFSNDHALINTQSGFYFIEFEKEKIIKRIKIIVN from the coding sequence TTGATAAAAAAAATAACATACATTCTTCTTTTAACCGTTTCTCTCGTTAGGGCGCAAGCACCAACAGTTGGGTTGCTTTTTTCAGACAACAATGTTTCGGAAGGTTATACGCTATTTACACCAGAAGTAAACTATAGTGTGTATTTAATTAATAACTGTGGTGAAAAGGTAAATGAATGGACTTTTACTGAGTTTCCTGGAGCAACCTGTTATCTGTTAGAAAATGGCACCTTGCTCAGGGCAGGAATAAATATGTTAGAAATTAGAGATTGGGATAATACAGTGCTATGGAATTATGAAATGAATGCCAATGGGTTAAATCAACATCATGATATTGAGCCGCTTCCAAATGGAAATATTTTATGCATCGTTAGAGATAGCTATTCTAATACAGAGATTATTGCTCAAGGAAAAGATCCTCTTAAAGTTGATCAAGTTATTGACTTAGATAAAATAGTTGAATTAAAACCTATTGGAACTAACCAAGCTGAAATTGTTTGGGAATGGAAATTTATAGACCATATCATTCAAGATTATGATAGTTCAAAAGCGAATTTTGGTGTTATTGAAAATCATCCCGAACGTATTGATATAAACTATGTAGATTCTAATATTGAAAGTTTGGATAGAGGTTATACGCATGTAAATGGGATTGATTATAATGCAAATCTTGATCAAATTATTATCTCTGCACGAAATTTAAATGAAATTTATATTATTGATCACAGTACCACAACTGCTGAGGCTGCGGGACATACTGGAGGTTATTCAAATCTTGGAGGCGATTTGTTGTGGAGGTGGGGTAACTCTAGAGTTTACAAACAAGGAGGAGTTGAAGATCAAAAACTATTTTCGCAACATGATGTAAAATGGGTAGAACCTGGGTATTTGGATGAAGGTAAAATATCTGTTTTTAGCAATGGTAGTGATCAAACTAGATCTTACAGCACAGTACATTTATTAAATACTGAGATGTCTGGTACTACGTATACTAAAGAGAATAATACATTTAAACCATTAGATTTTAACTGGTCGTGGAGTGGTGATATATTAGAAAACCCCATGTACGAAACAATAAAATCCGGAGCACATAGCCTTCCAAATGGGAACTTTATAATCTGTCAAAGTTCTTTAGGGCAGGTGTCTGAAATTACAAAAGCTGGTGAGCACGTATGGACTTATAAAAATCCATCTGGGAATAGTATATTTAATCAATTTGATAATATTTCTCAAAATTTCAACCCGATATTTAGAGCCGAAAAATATCCTAGTAATTATATAGGGCTTTCGGTCAAAGACTTAACACCAAAAGGACTTATTGAAAATGAAAATTCTTTTTCCAGCGCTTGTGCAACTTTAAGTGTAGCTCAAATTGAAATTGATAATATTAGGGTAACCAATCCGGTTACCGGTCATGTTCTAAAATTCAACCAAAAAATAGAACTCGATGCATTAAGAATAATAGATATAAATGGGAGAGTAGTATTCTCATCTAAAAATTTCTCGAATGATCATGCGTTAATAAATACTCAATCAGGTTTTTATTTTATTGAATTTGAAAAAGAAAAAATTATCAAACGAATAAAAATTATAGTCAACTGA
- the nagB gene encoding glucosamine-6-phosphate deaminase, producing MLKSNTDKATGFEKRFENIGTIVFENSTMASKAVAKEIADLIKVKQSQKQPCILGLATGSSPKGLYAELVRLHKEEGLSFKNVVSFNLDEYYPMEPDSINSYVRFMKEQLFNHVDILPENYNIPDGLLSKEAIAGYCDAYEAKIEALGGIDLQILGIGGNGHIGFNESGSLQNSKTRLVALDHITRVAASGDFSGLNNTPRTAITLGVKKIMEAKRVILMAWGEGKSNIIKASVEDTVTNLVPASYLQEHNNATFVLDNAAASKLTRVNSPWLVEKIVWTDKLIRKAVLNLALDLKKPILMLTDADYIENGMSDLLADSGPAYDINISIFNKLQNTITGWPGGKPNADDSKRPERAEPAKKRVLIFSPHPDDDIISMGGTFKRLQEQGHEVHIGYQTSGNIAVADDEALRFASFVCDYNDKFGIENTEASAIYKKAAKFLKNKKSSEIDTAEVRYIKGLIRKGEARATCHFVGIPDEQIHFMELPFYETGAIKKNPIGIADVKITSDLIEKIKPHQIYAAGDLADPHGTHKVCLDAIFEAVKQLKPKTFMKDCWVWLYRGAWQEWGIDEIEMAVPMGPDQVLEKRKGIFKHQSQKDGVVFQGNDSREFWQRAEDRNRETADIYHQLGLSHYAAMEAFVRWEY from the coding sequence ATGTTAAAGAGTAACACAGACAAAGCAACAGGCTTTGAAAAAAGGTTTGAGAACATAGGAACCATTGTTTTTGAAAACTCAACAATGGCATCAAAGGCTGTAGCTAAAGAAATTGCCGATTTAATAAAAGTTAAACAATCTCAAAAGCAACCTTGTATTTTAGGATTAGCAACAGGAAGTTCTCCTAAAGGACTTTATGCAGAGCTAGTGCGCTTGCATAAAGAAGAGGGTTTGAGTTTTAAAAATGTAGTATCATTTAATTTAGATGAATACTACCCAATGGAGCCAGATTCTATAAATAGTTACGTGCGCTTCATGAAAGAGCAGTTGTTTAATCATGTCGATATTTTACCAGAAAATTACAATATCCCCGACGGATTATTATCCAAAGAAGCTATTGCAGGTTATTGTGATGCTTACGAGGCAAAAATAGAAGCTTTAGGTGGTATTGATTTGCAAATTTTAGGTATTGGTGGCAATGGGCATATTGGGTTTAATGAATCGGGATCGCTTCAAAACTCAAAAACGCGTTTGGTAGCTCTAGATCATATCACTAGAGTGGCGGCGAGTGGCGATTTTTCCGGCTTAAACAATACACCTCGAACAGCTATCACTTTAGGTGTGAAAAAAATTATGGAAGCCAAGAGAGTGATTTTAATGGCTTGGGGCGAAGGCAAATCTAATATTATAAAAGCCTCCGTAGAAGATACGGTTACCAACTTGGTACCTGCTTCATATTTGCAAGAGCACAACAATGCCACCTTTGTATTGGATAATGCGGCAGCATCAAAATTAACACGTGTTAATAGCCCATGGTTAGTTGAAAAAATTGTTTGGACCGATAAATTAATTCGCAAAGCCGTTTTAAATTTAGCCTTAGATTTAAAGAAACCTATTTTAATGCTTACTGATGCCGATTATATAGAAAACGGTATGAGTGATTTATTGGCAGATTCCGGTCCCGCTTACGACATTAATATTAGCATATTTAATAAACTTCAAAATACTATCACAGGTTGGCCAGGTGGTAAACCTAATGCAGACGATAGTAAACGTCCAGAACGTGCCGAACCTGCAAAAAAGCGCGTACTTATTTTTAGTCCACATCCCGACGATGATATTATTAGTATGGGCGGTACATTTAAACGTTTGCAAGAACAAGGACACGAAGTGCATATAGGATACCAAACCTCAGGAAATATTGCTGTAGCCGATGATGAGGCTCTGCGTTTTGCAAGTTTTGTATGTGATTATAACGATAAGTTTGGAATAGAAAATACAGAAGCGAGCGCCATTTATAAAAAAGCGGCTAAGTTTTTAAAGAATAAAAAATCTAGTGAAATTGATACTGCCGAAGTACGTTACATAAAAGGATTGATACGTAAAGGTGAAGCCCGTGCTACATGCCATTTTGTTGGTATTCCAGATGAACAGATACATTTTATGGAATTGCCATTTTATGAAACTGGGGCCATAAAAAAGAACCCAATTGGTATCGCAGATGTTAAAATAACTTCAGATTTAATCGAAAAAATAAAACCACACCAAATATATGCTGCTGGTGATTTAGCCGATCCACATGGCACTCATAAAGTTTGTTTAGATGCTATTTTTGAAGCTGTAAAGCAACTTAAACCTAAAACGTTTATGAAAGATTGCTGGGTATGGCTATACCGAGGCGCATGGCAAGAGTGGGGTATTGATGAAATTGAAATGGCAGTACCAATGGGGCCAGACCAAGTTCTAGAAAAGCGAAAAGGTATTTTTAAACACCAATCTCAAAAAGATGGGGTGGTATTTCAGGGGAATGATAGTCGAGAGTTTTGGCAACGAGCTGAGGATAGAAACCGAGAAACTGCCGATATATATCACCAATTAGGGTTATCGCATTACGCTGCTATGGAGGCCTTTGTGCGATGGGAGTATTAA
- a CDS encoding sugar MFS transporter, whose translation MKEPKNNNLTAIIIIASLFFIFGFVTWINGALIPFMKTINELTDAQSYLVASASYISFVVMALPASWILNKIGYKKGMSLGLIIMAIGALVFIPAAEARTYWVFLAGIFIQGIGMTLLQTAANPYITILGPIDSGAKRIAIMGIANKVAGALGSLIFGALLLSGIDEVKEKLSTASLEEKGVLLDTMADSVFMPYLVMAIVLFVLGILIRKAPLPHVEAAEDEETKAGTTAKTSIFQFPHLWLGVLTLFVYVGAEVIAGDTIIAYGISLGFPAANAKFFTTLTLFAMVCTYIVGVILIPKYLKQGTALKISATLGIIFSMCILSTTGFKSVLFVAALGISNALVWPAVWPLTLAGLGKFTKTGSALLIMAISGGAIIPPLYGRMVDANKQELITNGLNEVDALATASTNSYWILIPCYVLILFFALWGHKYKSWSKQ comes from the coding sequence ATGAAAGAACCCAAAAACAACAATTTAACCGCCATCATAATTATAGCAAGTCTATTTTTTATATTCGGTTTTGTAACCTGGATTAATGGAGCATTAATCCCTTTTATGAAAACCATTAATGAACTTACTGATGCACAATCTTACTTGGTCGCTTCGGCATCTTATATTTCATTTGTAGTGATGGCGCTACCAGCCTCTTGGATTTTAAATAAAATTGGCTATAAAAAAGGCATGTCTTTAGGCCTGATAATCATGGCTATTGGCGCCTTAGTTTTTATACCAGCAGCAGAAGCAAGAACATATTGGGTGTTTTTAGCAGGTATTTTTATTCAAGGTATCGGGATGACGCTATTACAAACCGCGGCCAATCCATACATTACCATATTAGGACCAATAGATAGTGGTGCCAAACGTATCGCTATTATGGGTATTGCGAATAAAGTGGCAGGAGCTTTAGGTTCATTAATATTTGGGGCTCTATTGCTATCAGGTATCGATGAGGTAAAAGAAAAGTTAAGTACTGCTTCTTTAGAAGAAAAGGGCGTGCTTTTAGATACAATGGCCGATAGTGTGTTTATGCCTTATTTAGTAATGGCCATTGTTTTGTTTGTCCTGGGGATTTTAATTAGAAAAGCGCCTTTGCCTCATGTGGAAGCCGCCGAAGATGAAGAAACCAAAGCAGGTACCACAGCGAAAACTAGTATTTTTCAGTTTCCTCATTTATGGTTGGGAGTTTTAACGCTATTTGTTTATGTAGGTGCTGAGGTAATAGCAGGTGATACCATTATAGCTTACGGCATCTCATTAGGTTTTCCGGCAGCCAATGCTAAATTTTTCACGACGTTAACACTCTTCGCTATGGTGTGTACTTATATAGTTGGGGTTATTTTAATACCTAAATATTTAAAACAAGGTACGGCTCTAAAAATAAGCGCCACTTTAGGTATTATTTTTAGTATGTGTATCCTTTCTACAACGGGCTTTAAGTCTGTTTTATTTGTTGCTGCCTTAGGAATTTCCAACGCGTTAGTTTGGCCAGCTGTATGGCCACTAACCTTAGCGGGTTTAGGAAAGTTTACTAAAACGGGTTCGGCGTTATTAATTATGGCTATTTCTGGAGGTGCTATCATTCCTCCTCTATATGGCAGAATGGTAGATGCTAATAAACAAGAACTCATTACAAACGGACTAAATGAAGTAGATGCTTTGGCAACCGCCTCAACAAATAGTTATTGGATATTGATTCCCTGCTATGTATTAATTCTATTTTTTGCATTATGGGGACACAAATACAAAAGTTGGTCAAAACAATAA
- a CDS encoding N-acetylglucosamine-6-phosphate deacetylase, with translation MKEIINCVDCISNDLIQIVIDDGLLVSRKESEIKEHETVFIGPGLLDIQINGFSGVDFNTFPIVENDFLKVVNNLSKEGVLSFFPTVITNSDTNIINLLKNINELCLQNPLIDAYVSGIHLEGPFISPIREASGAHSKDYIKAPDWELFQAFQKASGNRIKIITISPEWDNSADFISKCTANGIIVSIGHTVASNEQINAAVNAGASMSTHLGNGAPLSLHRNSNIILDQLANNNLTPSIIADGFHLPDNFLNIVLNVKKSNVILVSDSTMFAGMDAGVYHAHIGGKVKLEKGGRLSTFNNENVLAGSAVSLLDCVNKLFSSNMLSLANAWAMASRKPMSIVNLSANPNDFVLFKIKNNAIKIIRVVKSGKQIFVNA, from the coding sequence ATGAAAGAAATAATTAATTGTGTTGACTGTATTTCGAACGATTTAATTCAAATTGTAATTGATGATGGTTTGTTAGTTTCTAGAAAAGAGTCCGAAATTAAAGAACATGAAACCGTTTTTATTGGTCCTGGTTTGTTAGATATTCAAATTAATGGCTTTTCTGGAGTCGATTTTAATACGTTCCCCATCGTAGAGAACGACTTCTTAAAGGTTGTTAATAATTTATCAAAAGAAGGCGTATTGTCTTTTTTTCCAACAGTCATTACAAATTCAGATACTAATATTATAAATCTTCTAAAAAATATAAATGAACTGTGTCTACAAAACCCTTTAATCGATGCTTACGTTAGTGGTATTCATTTAGAAGGGCCTTTTATTTCGCCAATAAGAGAAGCTTCGGGTGCGCATTCTAAAGACTATATAAAGGCACCAGATTGGGAATTATTTCAAGCGTTTCAAAAGGCTTCAGGGAATCGAATTAAAATAATTACAATAAGTCCAGAATGGGATAATTCTGCAGATTTTATTAGCAAGTGTACTGCAAATGGTATTATAGTTTCTATTGGGCATACTGTGGCAAGTAACGAGCAAATAAATGCTGCTGTTAATGCTGGAGCTAGCATGTCTACACACTTAGGGAATGGTGCCCCATTGTCGCTTCATAGAAATTCAAATATTATTTTAGATCAATTAGCGAATAATAATTTAACACCGAGTATTATTGCCGATGGGTTTCATTTGCCTGATAATTTTTTAAACATAGTATTAAATGTTAAAAAATCGAATGTTATTTTAGTTAGCGATTCTACCATGTTTGCCGGTATGGATGCAGGTGTTTATCACGCTCATATTGGTGGAAAAGTAAAATTAGAAAAAGGAGGAAGACTTTCTACTTTTAATAATGAAAATGTATTAGCCGGTTCTGCCGTTTCTTTGCTAGATTGCGTTAATAAACTTTTTTCAAGTAATATGCTAAGCTTAGCCAATGCTTGGGCAATGGCTTCCAGAAAGCCTATGTCTATAGTTAATTTGTCTGCTAATCCTAATGATTTTGTTTTGTTCAAAATAAAAAATAATGCCATTAAGATTATAAGGGTCGTTAAATCTGGAAAGCAAATTTTTGTAAATGCTTAA